The genomic DNA CGCCCGCAGTCGCGCGCTCGCCGTCGCGACGCGCCTCCACCACGTCGCAGCCCAGCTTCCCCATGATACGCGCGACCACGTTCGCGCCGGCCAGCACGCAGTCTTCGCGCGTGAAGTACTCCATCTCGCCCGGCTCGTCGCCGATGCCCAGCACCGCGCACGTCAGATCGACGTACGGCACGTCCTCCGCGATGAACCCGTCGATGCGCGTATCGGAAATCCTCAGCATGCCGTCCCTTCCCTCTTCACGATTGTATCCATTTCAGAATAGACCAACGCGCCCGCCATGCCTAGCCGCACTTTGCGCACAACACCGCGCGAAAATGCTTTCACCCGAAACAAAACGAACCAATGTTTCACGTGAAACATGCGCACCGAAGCGCCGAGAACGTGCGAACCATGTCGGAAACGGCGGCAAGGCGTGTGGAAACGACGTTGGAAACAGGGGCAAACGGCATGGAACCCACGTGGGAAATGCGTGAGATTCGCAGCAGATCGAGAAAGATCTGCGCTAGATGCACGCCATCTGCACGTAAGACGAGCTCGCTATAATAGGAGGCACGAACTCGCCAGGCGAGGAGGATAGCACCCTCTTTACATCCATTTCCGAATTCTAGATAAACGGAAGGGGGTGTCCTCTATGGATGGCATATTGCTGGATCTTATCGGGGTGATCTTGCAGGTTCTCGGCCTCATCGCTGCCTTCGGCAGCCTGACGGTCGGGGTAGCCTCGCTCGCACTTCAAGCGCGGCTGAAAGATACGCCCCGGTCGTCCCAAAAGGACGAACCGGGACCAAAATAAACATCCGAACCGCCGAAGCGAGTCCGAGAGCCGTGGGGAGTACCCGCTCCCTGCGGCTCGCCTGCCAGTATACGCAAAGGCCCTCCGTCAAGCAAGCCGCCCACCCGGCAGCACTCGCCCTACAGCTCGCCGATGATGCGCTTCGTGCGGGCCTCGACCTCGGCCTTCGCTCGCTCGATGTCCAGCGTGGGCCACTCGCCCTCGCGATACACCACGACCCCGTCGCACATCGTCAGGCACACGTCGGCGCCATGCCCCGCGTACACGACGTTCACCAGCGGGTTCGTCATCGGCGCCCACGACGGCCCCGACGTGTCCAGCACGCACAAGTCAGCCTTCGCCCCCACGGCCACGTACCCGCAGTCGTCGCGCCCCTGCGAAAGCGCGCCCACGCGCGTAGCGGCCGTAAGCGCCTGCTTCGGCGTGACCACGGCCGGATCGTTCGTCGATCCCTTCGCCGTCAGCGCCAGCAGGTGCATATCCTGCATCATGTCGTGGTTGTTGTTCGACGCCATGCCGTCGGTGCCCAGGCACACGTTCACGCCGCGCGCGAGCATCTTTGCCACAGGGGCGAAACCGCTGCCCAGCTTCATGTTCGACGCCGGGTTCGCCGCCACGAACACCCCGCGCTCCGCCAGCACGTCGATGTCGCCGTCGTCCACCCACACGCAGTGCGCCGCCGTCACGGGCACGTCGAGCACGCCCAGGCTCTCGAAGTAGCGCACCGGCGTCAAACCGTCGTGGCGCTGCTTGCACTCCTCGTGCTCGAGGCGCGTCTCGGAGACGTGCACCTGCAACCGAAGCCCGTGCTCCTTCGCGTACGCCGCCAAATCGGCCACGGCGCGCGGGTTCGACGTGTACTCGGCATGGATGTTGCAGTCCACCACGATGCGGCCATCGCCTGCGCCCTGGAGGTCGCGGATGAGACGGTCGAGGTTCC from Eggerthella lenta DSM 2243 includes the following:
- a CDS encoding amidohydrolase family protein, which encodes MLFADIDLLDENLDFRSHCWVGVRDGRVAYVGDAAPAGEEAARYGEVYDGRGKLLCPAFYNAHAHAPMTLLRGYAENLPLQAWLNDMVFPFEAKITPEDCYWGTLLSCAEMARYGCVSFSDMYYHMEEGARAALDAGIKMNLSDSLLAFNGEGLDDLPVKGNLDRLIRDLQGAGDGRIVVDCNIHAEYTSNPRAVADLAAYAKEHGLRLQVHVSETRLEHEECKQRHDGLTPVRYFESLGVLDVPVTAAHCVWVDDGDIDVLAERGVFVAANPASNMKLGSGFAPVAKMLARGVNVCLGTDGMASNNNHDMMQDMHLLALTAKGSTNDPAVVTPKQALTAATRVGALSQGRDDCGYVAVGAKADLCVLDTSGPSWAPMTNPLVNVVYAGHGADVCLTMCDGVVVYREGEWPTLDIERAKAEVEARTKRIIGEL